The following proteins are co-located in the Camelina sativa cultivar DH55 chromosome 12, Cs, whole genome shotgun sequence genome:
- the LOC104732794 gene encoding transcription factor MYB24-like: MEKRVGGTGGSGSGDADVRKGPRTMEEDLILINYITNHGEGVWNSLAKSAGLKRTGKSCRLRWLNYLRPDVRRGNITAEEQLIIMELHAKWGNRWSKIAKHLPGRTDNEIKNFWRTKIQKYIIKNGETTTAGSQSSEIINHHATSTGQVLNDTQEPIDTYSQHANSIDHQLSYNTYVPESDSIMMPLSVDQSEQNYWSVDDLWPMHLYNGN; encoded by the exons ATGGAGAAAAGAGTAGGTGGTACTGGTGGGTCGGGATCAGGAGATGCAGATGTGAGAAAAGGGCCACGGACCATGGAAGAAGATTTGATTCTCATCAATTATATCACCAATCATGGTGAGGGTGTTTGGAACTCTCTCGCCAAATCTGCAG GTCTAAAACGCACCGGAAAAAGTTGCCGGCTCCGGTGGCTGAACTACCTCCGACCAGATGTGCGACGGGGAAATATCACAGCAGAAGAACAGCTCATCATCATGGAACTTCATGCCAAATGGGGAAATAG GTGGTCGAAAATTGCAAAGCATTTACCAGGAAGAACCGACAACGAGATCAAGAATTTTTGGAGGACCAAGATCCAGAAATACATCATTAAGAACGGAGAAACGACGACCGCTGGATCACAAAGCTCTGAGATCATAAACCATCATGCCACAAGCACGGGCCAAGTCTTGAATGATACTCAAGAACCCATAGATACGTATTCTCAACATGCCAACAGTATTGATCATCAGCTTAGTTACAACACTTATGTGCCTGAATCGGATTCGATCATGATGCCATTATCAGTTGATCAATCCGAACAAAACTATTGGAGCGTCGATGATCTTTGGCCCATGCATTTATATAAtggtaattaa